One Pirellulales bacterium DNA window includes the following coding sequences:
- the rplN gene encoding 50S ribosomal protein L14: MIQMQTRLDVADNTGAKEVMCFKVLGGTHRRTAGLGDIVVCSVKSVIAGSDIKKGAVVKGVIVRCRKPTRRKDGSYVRFDSNALVIIDNDKNPRGTRIFGAVARELRDRNFMKIVSLASEVV; encoded by the coding sequence ATGATTCAGATGCAAACCCGGCTCGATGTGGCCGACAACACCGGCGCCAAGGAAGTCATGTGCTTCAAGGTGCTCGGCGGCACCCACCGTCGCACGGCCGGGCTGGGCGATATCGTCGTGTGCAGCGTCAAGAGCGTGATCGCCGGCTCCGACATCAAGAAGGGGGCCGTGGTCAAGGGGGTCATCGTCCGCTGTCGCAAACCAACGCGGCGCAAGGACGGCAGCTATGTGCGGTTCGACTCCAACGCCCTAGTAATCATCGACAACGACAAAAATCCTCGCGGCACCCGCATCTTCGGCGCGGTGGCCCGTGAGCTCCGCGACCGCAATTTCATGAAGATCGTCAGCCTGGCGAGCGAGGTGGTGTGA
- the rplX gene encoding 50S ribosomal protein L24 produces the protein MHLRVEDMVEVRTGDDRGTRARILKVLPDAGKVVVEGVNRVYKHVRRSQRNPQGGRLSKEMPIRVANVLLVCKSCGAATRTGARYLDDGSKERFCKSCGAGNGQVAPARARYAKSAKK, from the coding sequence ATGCATCTACGAGTCGAAGACATGGTCGAGGTTCGCACCGGCGACGATCGCGGCACGCGCGCCCGCATCTTGAAGGTGCTTCCCGACGCCGGCAAGGTGGTGGTCGAAGGGGTCAACCGCGTTTACAAGCACGTTCGCCGCAGCCAGCGGAACCCGCAGGGCGGCCGCTTGTCGAAGGAAATGCCGATCCGCGTGGCCAATGTGCTGCTGGTCTGCAAGTCGTGCGGCGCCGCGACGCGCACCGGCGCCCGGTATCTGGACGACGGCAGCAAAGAGCGGTTTTGCAAGTCGTGCGGCGCGGGCAATGGCCAGGTCGCCCCCGCCCGAGCCCGTTACGCGAAATCGGCGAAGAAATAA
- the rplP gene encoding 50S ribosomal protein L16, with amino-acid sequence MALMPKRVKHRKSQRGRIRGDAQRGNRVVFGDFGLQATQGGYLSAQTIEAGRIAAQQYLRTEGRLYIRVFPHKPITSIPLETRMGKGKGEPEYWAAVIRPGTVLYEIGGVSEEAARLCLQRLAHKMPMSVRFLKRRPMHGA; translated from the coding sequence ATGGCGCTGATGCCCAAGAGGGTCAAGCACCGAAAAAGCCAAAGAGGACGTATAAGAGGTGACGCGCAGCGTGGCAACCGGGTCGTCTTTGGCGACTTTGGTTTGCAAGCCACGCAAGGCGGTTATCTCAGCGCGCAGACCATCGAGGCCGGCCGTATCGCGGCGCAGCAATATCTGCGCACCGAGGGTCGCCTTTATATCCGCGTGTTTCCGCACAAGCCCATCACCTCCATCCCCCTGGAAACCCGCATGGGTAAAGGCAAGGGAGAGCCGGAGTATTGGGCCGCGGTGATTCGTCCGGGAACCGTGCTGTACGAGATCGGTGGCGTGTCGGAAGAAGCCGCGCGGCTGTGCCTGCAGCGGCTCGCGCACAAGATGCCGATGTCGGTGCGGTTCCTCAAGCGTCGTCCCATGCATGGAGCCTAG
- the rpsQ gene encoding 30S ribosomal protein S17: MPKRILIGVVTSDKATKTRRVEIQRLVKDPQYGKYVRRRTVCHVHDENNESAQGDTVEIVETQPRSRTKCWDLVRVVAKNRGVDIAAMRAAARAKTESEIESA; the protein is encoded by the coding sequence ATGCCCAAGCGAATTTTGATCGGCGTCGTCACCAGCGATAAGGCGACCAAGACCCGGCGCGTGGAGATTCAGCGCTTGGTGAAGGATCCGCAGTACGGCAAGTACGTGCGGCGGCGCACCGTTTGCCATGTGCATGACGAAAACAATGAGTCCGCGCAGGGCGACACGGTGGAGATCGTCGAGACGCAGCCGCGCAGCCGCACCAAGTGCTGGGATCTGGTCCGCGTGGTCGCCAAGAACCGCGGGGTGGACATTGCCGCCATGCGGGCCGCCGCCCGTGCCAAGACAGAGTCGGAAATCGAGTCGGCTTAG
- the rpmC gene encoding 50S ribosomal protein L29 yields the protein MSKASELREMSDEQLGLMLQETSETLFRLRIQSQTEKLDAPSELRKHRRLIARIHTVKNQRARQQAAQN from the coding sequence ATGAGCAAAGCCAGCGAATTGCGAGAAATGAGCGACGAGCAACTGGGCCTGATGCTCCAGGAGACGTCGGAAACGCTGTTTCGACTGCGCATCCAGTCGCAGACCGAAAAGCTCGACGCCCCCAGCGAACTGCGCAAGCATCGCCGCCTGATTGCCCGCATCCATACCGTCAAAAACCAGCGCGCCCGGCAGCAGGCCGCGCAGAACTAA